One window of the Eschrichtius robustus isolate mEscRob2 chromosome 13, mEscRob2.pri, whole genome shotgun sequence genome contains the following:
- the NAB2 gene encoding NGFI-A-binding protein 2 isoform X1 — protein MHRAPSPTAEQPPGGGDSARRTPQPRLKPSARAMALPRTLGELQLYRVLQRANLLSYYETFIQQGGDDVQQLCEAGEEEFLEIMALVGMATKPLHVRRLQKALREWATNPGLFSQPVPAVPVSSIPLFKISETAGTRKGSMSNGHGSPGEKAGSARSFSPKSPLELGEKLSPLSGGPGAGDPRIWPGRSTPESDVGAGGEEEAGSPPFSPPAGGGVPEGTGAGGLAAAGAGGGPDRLEPEMVRMVVESVERIFRSFPRGDAGEVTSLLKLNKKLARSVGHIFEMDDNDSQKEEEIRKYSIIYGRFDSKRREGKQLSLHELTINEAAAQFCMRDNTLLLRRVELFSLSRQVARESTYLSSLKGSRLHPEELGGPPLKKLKQEVGEQSHSEIQQPPPGPESYAHPYRPSLEEDSASLSGESLDGHLQAVGSCPRLTPPPADLPLALPAHGLWSRHILQQTLMDEGLRLARLVSHDRVGRLSPCVPAKPPLAEFEEGLLDRCPAPGPHPALVEGRRSSVKVEAEASRQ, from the exons ATGCACAGAGCTCCCTCCCCCACAGCCGAGCAGCCGCCGGGCGGAGGGGACAGCGCCCGCCGGACCCCGCAGCCCAGACTCAA GCCCAGTGCCCGAGCCATGGCCCTGCCTCGGACACTGGGGGAGCTGCAGCTGTACCGGGTCCTGCAGCGCGCCAATCTCCTTTCCTACTATGAGACCTTCATCCAGCAGGGAGGGGACGACGTGCAGCAACTGTGTGAGGCGGGTGAGGAGGAGTTCCTGGAGATCATGGCACTCGTGGGCATGGCCACCAAGCCCCTCCATGTCCGACGCCTACAGAAGGCACTGAGAGAGTGGGCCACCAATCCAGGGCTCTTCAGCCAGCCGGTGCCTGCTGTGCCCGTTTCCAGCATTCCACTCTTCAAGATCTCTGAAACTGCAGGGACCCGGAAAGGGAGCATGAGCAACGGGCATGGCAGCCCAGGGGAAAAGGCGGGCAGTGCCCGCAGTTTTAGCCCTAAGAGCCCCCTTGAACTTGGAGAGAAGCTGTCGCCATTGTCTGGGGGACCTGGGGCAGGGGACCCCCGGATCTGGCCAGGCCGGAGCACTCCAGAGTCCGATGTTGGggcaggaggagaagaggaggctGGCTCACCCCCGTTCTCGCCACCTGCAGGGGGAGGAGTCCCTGAGGGgactggggctggggggctggcagCAGCTGGGGCTGGTGGTGGTCCGGATCGACTGGAGCCAGAGATGGTACGCATGGTGGTGGAGAGCGTGGAGAGGATCTTCCGAAGCTTCCCAAGGGGGGATGCTGGGGAGGTAACTTCCCTGCTGAAGCTGAACAAGAAGCTGGCACGGAGCGTGGGCCATATCTTTGAGATGGACGATAATGACagccagaaggaagaggagataCGCAAATACAGCATCATCTATGGCCGCTTTGACTCCAAGCGACGGGAGGGCAAGCAGCTCAGCCTGCATGAG CTGACCATCAACGAGGCTGCTGCCCAGTTTTGCATGAGGGACAACACTCTTTTACTGCGGAGGGTggaactcttctccctgtcccgCCAAGTGGCCCGAGAGAGCACCTACCTGTCCTCCTTGAAGGGCTCCAG GCTCCACCCTGAAGAACTGGGAGGCCCCCcactgaagaaactgaagcaagaG GTTGGAGAACAAAGTCACTCTGAAATCCAGcagcctcccccaggccctgagTCCTATGCACACCCATACCGCCCCAGCCTGGAGGAAGACAGCGCCAGCCTGTCCGGGGAGAGCCTGGATGGACACTTGCAGG CTGTGGGGTCGTGCCCAAGGCTGACGCCGCCCCCTGCTGACCTGCCTCTGGCGTTGCCAGCCCATGGGCTGTGGAGCCGCCACATCCTGCAGCAGACGCTGATGGATGAGGGGCTGCGGCTAGCCCGCCTCGTCTCCCACGACCGCGTGGGCCGCCTCAGCCCCTGTGTGCCCGCAAAGCCACCTCTCGCAG
- the NAB2 gene encoding NGFI-A-binding protein 2 isoform X2 → MHRAPSPTAEQPPGGGDSARRTPQPRLKPSARAMALPRTLGELQLYRVLQRANLLSYYETFIQQGGDDVQQLCEAGEEEFLEIMALVGMATKPLHVRRLQKALREWATNPGLFSQPVPAVPVSSIPLFKISETAGTRKGSMSNGHGSPGEKAGSARSFSPKSPLELGEKLSPLSGGPGAGDPRIWPGRSTPESDVGAGGEEEAGSPPFSPPAGGGVPEGTGAGGLAAAGAGGGPDRLEPEMVRMVVESVERIFRSFPRGDAGEVTSLLKLNKKLARSVGHIFEMDDNDSQKEEEIRKYSIIYGRFDSKRREGKQLSLHELTINEAAAQFCMRDNTLLLRRVELFSLSRQVARESTYLSSLKGSRLHPEELGGPPLKKLKQEVGEQSHSEIQQPPPGPESYAHPYRPSLEEDSASLSGESLDGHLQEFEEGLLDRCPAPGPHPALVEGRRSSVKVEAEASRQ, encoded by the exons ATGCACAGAGCTCCCTCCCCCACAGCCGAGCAGCCGCCGGGCGGAGGGGACAGCGCCCGCCGGACCCCGCAGCCCAGACTCAA GCCCAGTGCCCGAGCCATGGCCCTGCCTCGGACACTGGGGGAGCTGCAGCTGTACCGGGTCCTGCAGCGCGCCAATCTCCTTTCCTACTATGAGACCTTCATCCAGCAGGGAGGGGACGACGTGCAGCAACTGTGTGAGGCGGGTGAGGAGGAGTTCCTGGAGATCATGGCACTCGTGGGCATGGCCACCAAGCCCCTCCATGTCCGACGCCTACAGAAGGCACTGAGAGAGTGGGCCACCAATCCAGGGCTCTTCAGCCAGCCGGTGCCTGCTGTGCCCGTTTCCAGCATTCCACTCTTCAAGATCTCTGAAACTGCAGGGACCCGGAAAGGGAGCATGAGCAACGGGCATGGCAGCCCAGGGGAAAAGGCGGGCAGTGCCCGCAGTTTTAGCCCTAAGAGCCCCCTTGAACTTGGAGAGAAGCTGTCGCCATTGTCTGGGGGACCTGGGGCAGGGGACCCCCGGATCTGGCCAGGCCGGAGCACTCCAGAGTCCGATGTTGGggcaggaggagaagaggaggctGGCTCACCCCCGTTCTCGCCACCTGCAGGGGGAGGAGTCCCTGAGGGgactggggctggggggctggcagCAGCTGGGGCTGGTGGTGGTCCGGATCGACTGGAGCCAGAGATGGTACGCATGGTGGTGGAGAGCGTGGAGAGGATCTTCCGAAGCTTCCCAAGGGGGGATGCTGGGGAGGTAACTTCCCTGCTGAAGCTGAACAAGAAGCTGGCACGGAGCGTGGGCCATATCTTTGAGATGGACGATAATGACagccagaaggaagaggagataCGCAAATACAGCATCATCTATGGCCGCTTTGACTCCAAGCGACGGGAGGGCAAGCAGCTCAGCCTGCATGAG CTGACCATCAACGAGGCTGCTGCCCAGTTTTGCATGAGGGACAACACTCTTTTACTGCGGAGGGTggaactcttctccctgtcccgCCAAGTGGCCCGAGAGAGCACCTACCTGTCCTCCTTGAAGGGCTCCAG GCTCCACCCTGAAGAACTGGGAGGCCCCCcactgaagaaactgaagcaagaG GTTGGAGAACAAAGTCACTCTGAAATCCAGcagcctcccccaggccctgagTCCTATGCACACCCATACCGCCCCAGCCTGGAGGAAGACAGCGCCAGCCTGTCCGGGGAGAGCCTGGATGGACACTTGCAGG